Proteins encoded in a region of the Paenibacillus pedocola genome:
- a CDS encoding YuzB family protein, producing MRPIIEFCASNIGHGTQALKDKLELNPEYDVIEYGCLNNCGECYLRPFAMVDGEIIEADSPAELEEAIETAIKEQEAWDSLELD from the coding sequence ATGAGACCAATTATTGAATTTTGTGCCAGCAATATCGGGCACGGGACCCAAGCGCTTAAAGACAAGCTAGAATTGAATCCCGAATATGATGTCATTGAATATGGTTGCCTGAATAACTGCGGCGAATGTTATCTGAGACCGTTCGCCATGGTCGACGGCGAAATCATCGAGGCGGATTCTCCGGCAGAGCTGGAGGAAGCCATCGAGACTGCCATCAAAGAGCAGGAGGCTTGGGACAGCCTCGAATTGGATTAG
- a CDS encoding NifU family protein → MSENAQSTTMYDEVLEVLDKLRPFLQRDGGDVELIDVEDGIVKLKLMGACGSCPSSTITLKAGIERALLEEVEGVEEVVQVF, encoded by the coding sequence ATGAGTGAGAATGCACAAAGCACCACCATGTATGATGAGGTTCTGGAAGTGCTCGATAAACTTCGTCCGTTCCTGCAGCGCGATGGCGGTGACGTGGAACTGATTGATGTTGAAGACGGCATTGTTAAGCTGAAGCTTATGGGTGCCTGCGGCAGCTGCCCAAGCTCCACGATCACGCTGAAAGCCGGGATCGAACGTGCCCTACTTGAAGAAGTAGAAGGCGTAGAAGAAGTTGTTCAAGTATTCTAA
- a CDS encoding MetQ/NlpA family ABC transporter substrate-binding protein yields MKKVLLTFFSLTLVLVLAACGNNNNANNAANSAATNAPAADASAEPTTEPAAEPVTLVVGASPVPHAEILKAIAPLLEAQGITLEIKEFTDYILPNTQLAEKALDANFFQHQPYLDDQNSKNGTDLVAVTAVHVEPFGAYSKKIKSIDELADGAKVAIPNDATNGGRALILLAKNGLITLKDDTNITSTKADITENKKNLDIIELDAAMLPRQLDEVDLALINTNFALEAGLVPTKDALFIEGTDSPYANILVARPDNKDSDAIQKLAAALNSAEAKAFIEEKYQGSIIPAF; encoded by the coding sequence ATGAAAAAAGTACTTTTGACGTTCTTTAGCTTGACCTTAGTGCTCGTGCTGGCGGCTTGCGGCAACAATAATAATGCCAATAATGCAGCGAACTCCGCGGCAACAAATGCACCGGCAGCAGATGCTTCCGCAGAACCTACCACTGAACCTGCAGCAGAGCCGGTAACACTTGTTGTTGGTGCTTCTCCTGTACCGCATGCAGAAATTCTGAAAGCTATCGCTCCGCTGCTTGAAGCACAAGGTATTACACTGGAAATCAAAGAATTCACGGATTATATCCTGCCGAATACACAGCTGGCCGAGAAAGCACTGGATGCGAACTTCTTCCAGCACCAGCCTTACCTGGATGACCAGAACAGCAAGAACGGTACCGACCTGGTAGCTGTAACAGCTGTACACGTGGAGCCATTCGGCGCCTATTCCAAAAAGATCAAATCGATCGACGAACTGGCTGATGGTGCAAAAGTAGCGATTCCAAACGATGCTACCAACGGCGGACGTGCTTTGATTCTGCTGGCCAAGAATGGTCTGATCACCCTGAAGGACGATACCAACATTACGTCCACGAAAGCTGATATTACTGAAAATAAAAAGAACCTGGACATCATCGAACTGGATGCAGCTATGCTTCCGCGCCAGCTGGATGAAGTTGACCTGGCCCTGATCAACACCAACTTCGCGCTCGAAGCAGGTCTTGTGCCAACGAAGGATGCCCTGTTCATCGAAGGTACAGATTCTCCTTACGCTAACATTCTGGTGGCACGTCCGGACAATAAAGATTCCGATGCGATCCAGAAGCTTGCTGCAGCACTGAACTCTGCAGAAGCAAAAGCTTTCATCGAAGAGAAATACCAAGGTTCGATCATCCCGGCATTTTAA
- a CDS encoding methionine ABC transporter permease, with product MAGLNFNDINWEEMLDASVATLKMLAYSGIFTIILGLPLGIVLYLWGKSKNNIIRAVYSVLSLLVNILRSVPFLILMVALIPLSKTIMGTSIGVLGTIPALVIGAAPFFARLVETALREVDRGVIEAAQGMGASTGQIVLRVLLPEARPGLLAGVTITLVTLVSYTAMSGMIGGGGLGDLAIRYGYYRYEKEVMIISVVLMVILVQLLQMAGDRLVQYFTRK from the coding sequence ATGGCCGGCTTGAATTTTAATGATATCAACTGGGAAGAAATGCTGGATGCATCCGTAGCCACACTAAAAATGTTAGCTTATTCCGGAATATTCACAATTATTCTTGGTTTACCACTCGGAATTGTGTTATATTTATGGGGGAAGTCCAAAAACAATATTATCAGAGCTGTTTACTCGGTATTATCGTTGCTCGTTAACATCCTGCGGTCCGTTCCATTCCTGATCCTGATGGTGGCTCTGATTCCGCTGAGCAAGACGATCATGGGCACCTCGATTGGTGTCCTGGGAACAATTCCGGCACTGGTCATCGGTGCGGCTCCGTTTTTTGCCAGACTGGTGGAGACAGCATTGCGTGAGGTTGACCGGGGGGTAATTGAAGCGGCACAAGGCATGGGAGCCTCTACAGGGCAGATTGTGCTGCGCGTGCTTTTGCCGGAGGCTCGTCCAGGTTTACTGGCCGGCGTAACGATTACACTCGTAACCCTCGTTTCCTATACAGCCATGTCAGGGATGATCGGCGGCGGCGGTCTTGGTGACCTGGCAATCCGCTATGGTTATTACCGGTATGAGAAAGAAGTCATGATTATCTCTGTAGTGCTGATGGTTATACTAGTGCAGCTGCTGCAGATGGCCGGTGACCGGCTGGTTCAATATTTTACCCGGAAATAA
- a CDS encoding methionine ABC transporter ATP-binding protein: MIELKELTKVYGKGSKAAVALSGLNLSIQKGEIFGVIGHSGAGKSTLIRCINLLERPTNGEVWVDGVELTSLSQGQLQEKRRKIGMIFQHFNLLSSATVYDNIAFPLRLAGTPKADIERKVKDLLVLVGLEQHRNKYPAQLSGGQKQRVGVARALASDPDVLLCDEATSALDPQTTDSILRLLLDINRKFHLTIVLITHEMHVIQSICDRVAVIHGGGIVEQGEVAEVFLKPKHEVTKDFIRSETQQDGPLRAAIEAVNGENTKAVKITFLGQKTYESTLSHVVRGTGVSFAILQGTISTIKDVPYGQLIVRFEGSLEAIDATLAELAAQGLDVEVIS; this comes from the coding sequence TTGATAGAGTTAAAAGAGTTGACTAAGGTATACGGAAAAGGCAGTAAAGCTGCTGTGGCGCTCTCGGGCTTAAATCTGTCCATTCAAAAGGGTGAAATCTTCGGCGTGATCGGTCATTCCGGTGCAGGCAAAAGTACGCTGATCCGCTGCATCAATCTGCTGGAACGCCCGACGAACGGTGAGGTCTGGGTGGATGGTGTAGAGCTGACTAGCCTCAGCCAGGGCCAGCTGCAGGAGAAGCGGCGCAAGATCGGGATGATCTTTCAGCACTTCAATCTGCTGTCTTCTGCTACAGTATATGACAATATCGCTTTTCCGCTGCGTCTGGCCGGTACGCCTAAGGCGGACATTGAACGTAAGGTCAAGGATCTGCTGGTTCTGGTCGGCCTTGAGCAGCACCGGAACAAATATCCGGCCCAGCTCTCAGGCGGACAAAAACAGCGGGTTGGCGTAGCCCGTGCGCTGGCCAGTGATCCGGATGTACTGCTCTGCGATGAAGCGACCTCGGCGCTGGATCCGCAGACAACAGACTCTATTCTGCGGCTGCTGCTCGACATTAACCGCAAGTTTCATCTGACCATTGTGCTGATTACCCATGAGATGCATGTCATTCAGAGTATCTGCGACCGGGTAGCGGTTATTCATGGCGGTGGAATTGTTGAACAGGGTGAGGTGGCAGAGGTGTTCCTGAAGCCGAAGCATGAGGTGACAAAGGACTTTATCCGTAGTGAAACCCAGCAGGACGGCCCGCTAAGAGCGGCCATAGAAGCGGTAAACGGAGAGAACACCAAAGCGGTCAAGATCACTTTTCTCGGACAAAAAACCTACGAATCCACGTTATCCCACGTTGTGCGCGGCACAGGCGTCAGCTTTGCGATTCTTCAGGGTACGATCTCGACCATTAAAGATGTGCCTTACGGCCAGCTGATTGTCCGCTTTGAAGGATCGCTTGAGGCGATTGATGCTACCCTGGCGGAGCTTGCGGCACAAGGTCTTGATGTGGAGGTGATTTCGTAA
- a CDS encoding Cthe_2314 family HEPN domain-containing protein, with amino-acid sequence MLRVLLGEPPRQNSGVLADAMDNMAKVASMLRKEMNAHEDRDHEYRKLEVWTRGLISSLDELEQSWFAAAFYRKSVVAGYMDDMSVTEQGEYARYVYFYKNGFIRVFSLLDKLGTVLNSLYNLNTSQTKAHFSYFTVLRQFQLLKEHTPLADELENIKNSYREPLQNLRKRRNAEIHYMNAEMQDDLWQRHQGLHDKIQLEDLDSHLEDLRQGLEMVCKSLCAAFRYSNEQWHKNASSQNRV; translated from the coding sequence ATGCTGCGGGTATTACTGGGAGAACCTCCGCGCCAGAACAGCGGGGTGCTCGCTGATGCGATGGATAACATGGCAAAGGTGGCATCCATGCTGCGCAAGGAGATGAACGCACATGAAGACCGCGACCATGAATACCGTAAGCTGGAGGTCTGGACACGCGGACTGATCTCCTCACTGGATGAACTGGAGCAGAGCTGGTTCGCGGCCGCCTTTTACCGCAAATCGGTGGTTGCCGGGTATATGGATGATATGTCGGTAACAGAACAGGGCGAATATGCCCGTTATGTTTATTTCTATAAAAACGGCTTTATCCGTGTCTTCTCCCTGCTGGACAAGCTGGGGACGGTGCTGAACAGCCTGTATAATCTGAATACAAGCCAGACCAAAGCCCACTTCTCCTATTTCACGGTACTGCGGCAGTTCCAGCTGCTCAAAGAACATACCCCGCTGGCGGATGAACTGGAGAATATTAAGAACTCTTACCGGGAGCCGCTGCAGAATCTGCGCAAACGCCGGAATGCAGAAATTCATTATATGAATGCTGAAATGCAGGATGATCTCTGGCAGAGGCATCAGGGGCTGCACGACAAAATTCAGCTTGAGGATCTGGACAGTCATCTGGAGGATTTGAGGCAGGGTTTGGAGATGGTCTGCAAATCTTTATGTGCCGCTTTCCGGTACAGCAATGAGCAGTGGCACAAGAATGCCTCCAGCCAAAACCGGGTGTGA